AGCCCCTCCCCACCGTGTACAGCAGGTGGTCGGTGTCCCGCAGGTCGAGGACGTCCCGCCCGTCGACGACGACGAGCGGGCCGTCGAAGCCGTCCCAGTCGATCCCGTCGAACTCAGGATGGTCGGTGACGAGCGCGACGGCGTCCACGTCCAGGTCGTGGATCCCCTCGAGCGGGACGCCCTCCGCGTCGAACCCCTCGGCGTCGACGAGCGGGTCGGTCGCGAACACCTCGGCGCCGTTGTCCGCGAGCGTCCCGCAGACCCCGAGCGCGGGGCTCGCCCGCGTCTCCCGCACGCCGGCGCGGTACGTCAGTCCGAGGACGAGCACCCGCGCGTCCGCGAGCGGGACCCCGCCCGCGTGGAGCTCCTCGTCCGCGCCGACGACCCCGTCCGCACGCAGCCCCTCGGCCAGTTTCGCGGCGACGAAGCCGGGCATGGCGTCGTTCACGCCGCGGGCCGTCTCCAGCAGCGGCGCGGGCGACTCGAGCCAGTTGATGAGGAAGTACGGGTAGTACGGGATGCAGTGTCCCCCGACGCCCGGGCCCGGCGTGTGGATGTCACAGAACGGCTGGGTGTTCGCCGTCTCGATGGCCTCGCGGGTGTCGATCCCGAGTTCGTCGGTGAACCGGGCGAGCTCGTTCGCGAGCGCGATGTTCACGTCGCGGTAGAGCCCCTCGAACACCTTCACCGCCTCCGCCGTCGTCGCGTCCGAGACGGGAAGCACGTCGTTGTCCACGAGTTCCTCGTAGAGGACCCGCGCACACGCGGTGCTCTCCCCGTCGATGCCGCCGACCACCTTCGGGTGGGCGCCGCGGACGTCCCGGAGCGCCCGGCCGCTGGAGGTCCGCTCCGGGCAGAACGCGAGACCGAACTCGCCGCGGCGGAGGCCGCTCTCCCGCTCGAGCAGCGGGAGCACCACGTCGTGGCACGTCCCCGGCGGGACCGTCGACTCCACGACGACGAGGTCGCCCGGGTGGAGCCCCTCGGCGATGCCCTCGACCGCGGCCTCCAGCGTCGAGAGGTCGGGCTCGTTCGCCTCCGTGACGAGCGTGGGGACGATGACGACGTGGACGCTCGCGTCTCGGGCGGCCGCGGCCGGGTCGGCCATCGCCGTCAGCGCGCCGTCGTCGGTCACGGCCGCGACGGCCTCGGGGAGCCCCGGTTCGCGCTCGACGTGGCACTCGCCCGCGTTGACCGCCTCGACCACGTCGGGGTCGACGTCGACGCCGGTGACGTCGCCGCACGTCTCGGCGTACACCGTGGCGAGCGGGAGTCCCATCTTCCCGAGGCCGTACACCGCGACCGGCACCTCGCCGCGGGTGAACGCCGCGCGCCGGCCGTCCTCGTCGAGTTCGGAGCCGTACAGCGAGCGGACGTCGGTCCGGGTGGTCACGAGACCACCTCCGTCTCCCGCTCGGCGCGGTCGGCGGAGACGTCGTCGATCCGGCGGGCGACCTCGACGGCGCGGAGGCCGTCCTCGGCCGTGACGACGGGTTCTGTCCCGTGCCGGACCGAGGCGGCGAACGACTCCAGCTCCGCCTTCAGCGGCTCGCCGTTCTCGACGATGGGCCGCTCGACGACGCTCTCGACCCGCTCGCGCACCGCGCCGTCGTCCTCGATGTACGCCGGCGCCGTGTGGCGGTGGATCTCCACGGACTGGTCCATGTAGTCCACGTGGATGCGGCACTCGCGCGCGGTGATGCCGAGGGTCCGCACCTTCCGCTGGGTGACGCGGCTCGCCGTGAACGAGGCGACGACGCCGTCGTCGAACTCGCAGGTGGCGGCCGTGTAGTGGCCGTCCGCGGCGCCGGACGCGGTCACCGAGGTCGGGGCGCCGTCCAGCAGCGCACACACCACGTCGATGTCGTGGATCATCAGGTCGAAGACGGCCGAGTCTGCCACCTCGCGGTCCCGCGGCGGGCCGAGCCGCTGGGCGTCGACCGCGAGCACCTCGACGTTCGGGACGACGTCGGCGAGCGCCCGGACCGCGGGGTTGAACCGCTCGATGTGTCCGACCTGGAGCACGAGCCCCGCGTCGCGGGCCCGGCGCGCGAGCTCCCGCCCGCGCGGGACGTCGTTCACGTACGGCTTCTCGACCAGCGCGTGGACGCCGGCGTCGATACAGCCGTCGAGCACCGACGGATGTGCGGCCGTCGGGACCGCGACGGAGACCAGGTCGGCGGCCGCGAGCAGCTCGTCGGTCCCGCGGGCGACCGTGCCGTAGTCGTTCGCGACCGAGCGGGCGGCGGACTCGTCGAGGTCGGAGACGCCGACGAGGTCCACGTCCGGGAGTTCGCTGTACACCCGGGCGTGGTTTCGACCCATGCTGCCGACGCCGAGGACGCCGGCGGCGAGTGGCTCGGTCATGCGCTCTTGCGGCCGGTCTCGGCCGCGACCTCCGCGTTCGTCTCGGGGGCGTACGCCTCGACCGCGTCGGCGACCCGTCGGAGGTCGTCGGTCGAGAGCCCCGGGTGGACCGGCAGCGAGAGCACCTGCTCGGCGGCGCGCTCGGCGACCGGGCAGTCGGCGTCGACGCCCCCGTAGGCGGGCTGTCGGTGGATGGGGGTCGGGTAGTAGACGCCCGTGCCGACGCCCGCGTCCTCGAGGTGGTCGCGGAGGCCGTCGCGGTCGTCGGAGCGAACGGTGTACTGGTGGTAGACGTGCCGGGACCCCGGGGGCTCGTGGGGGGTGACGACGCCGGCGTCGTCGAGCCGCTTCGAGAGGTAGGCGGCGTTCCCCCGGCGCGCGATGGTCCAGTCGACGAGCTTCGGGAGCTGCGCCCGGCCGATGGCCGCACAGAGGCTCGTCATCCGGAAGTTGTGGCCGACCTCGGCGTGCTCGTACCCCGAGACGCGGCCGTGGTCGGCGAAGCGGGCGACCCGGTCGGCCAGGTCGGCCCGGTCGGTCGTCACCATCCCGCCCTCCCCCGTCGTCATGTTCTTCGTCGGGTAGAACGAGAAGCAGGCCGCGTCGCCCAGCGTGCCGACGCGCCGCCGGTCGTACTCGGCGCCGTGGGCCTGTGCGGCGTCCTCGACGAGCGCGAGGTCGTGCTCGTCGGCGATCTCGCGGAGACGGTCCATCTCGGCGGGGAGCCCGTAGAGGTGGACCGCGAGGATCGCCGCGACGTCGTCGCGCTCGCGGACGACCCGCTCGACCTCGCGCGGGTCGAGCGTGAACGTCGTGGGGTCGACGTCCGCGAAGACGGGTTCCGCGCCCGCGAGCCGGATCGCGTTCGCGCTCGCGACGAACGAGAACGGCGTCGTCACGACCGCGTCGCCCCCGCCGACGCCGAGCGCCTCGAAGGCCGCGTGGAGCGCGGTCGTGCCGTTCGTCGTCGCGACGCCGTGGTCCGCCCCGCAGAAGCCGGCGAACTCGTCCTCGAAGCGGCGGACCTCCTCGCCGTCCGCCAGCTGGCCGCTCTCGAGCACGCGCTCGACGCCCTCGTGCTCCTCCTCCCCGACCTGTGGGTTCGCGATGGGGATCATCGGACCGTGTTTCCCCCTTGCAGCCGCTCGGGGAGCGGCTGGTGTTCGGCGGGCGCCCCGACGGCCAGCGTGTCCGCGGGCACGTCCTCCGTGACGACCGCGCCGGCGGCGACGAACGCGCGCTCGCCCACCGTGACGCCCGGGAGGACGGTCGCGTTCGCGCCGACGGTCGCGTCGTCCTCGAGGGTCGGTCCCTCGAGGTCGACCTCCTGGCGCAGCGGGTAGTCGTCGTTCGTGAGCACCGCGCCCGGGCCGACGAACACGCGGTCGCCGACCGTGGTGTTCGTCGGGAGGTACGCGCCGGTCTGGATGCTCACCTCGTCGCCGACGGTCGACCCGCCGTCGATGACCGCGCGGGTTCCCACGAGCACGCCGTCGCCGATGACCGTGTCCTCGCGGACCAGCGCGTCGTGGCCGGTGGTGAACCCCTCGCCGACGGTCACGTCGCCGTAGACGACGGTGCCCCGGCGGATGGTCGCCCCGCGCCCGATGGTCGGCATCGACCCGTCGGGGTCCCCGAGGGTCACGTCGGGGTGGACCTCGGCGCCGTCGCCGAGCGACGTGTTCGTCACTGTGGCCCCCCTGGGCGGCCAAGCGACCGCGGGACTGCACCGCCGTTCGGTCCGGTACGTCGGGTCTGTGAGTGTGTCGAAGACATGGATAGGAACTGCTCGGTCACTTTCCCGGCAGTGTCCGCCCTTGCCCGGTATCGAACCATTGTTATGTGCGGCTTTGCCGTCGTTAATACACGGCTGCCGCCGCGGCGCCACCCCGGCGCGTGCGGTCGCCGCCTCGCCGCCGATACCGGCTCACGCCATCGCCTCCGGCGGTAGCACGTCCGGAACCGCGGCTCCAGTCGCCCCCGCGCCACCGTCAACGGCCCCCGTCCCCGCGCCCGGGGCGAGCGGAGTCGTCGTCCCCGCGTCGGCCGGCCGTCGACGGGCCCCGCTTGCGCGCGACGTAGTACACGGTCGGGCCGAACGCCCGCGAGAGCGCCCCGGATTTGCCGATGGTGGCGATCGGCTCGAAGCCGAACGCCCGGAGCTGGCGCCGCTGGGCCCGGGGGGTCGTCTGGTACGCCAGATACGTCTCGTCGCTGTTGGTGAAGCGCTTGT
The DNA window shown above is from Halorarum salinum and carries:
- a CDS encoding acyltransferase, translating into MTLGDPDGSMPTIGRGATIRRGTVVYGDVTVGEGFTTGHDALVREDTVIGDGVLVGTRAVIDGGSTVGDEVSIQTGAYLPTNTTVGDRVFVGPGAVLTNDDYPLRQEVDLEGPTLEDDATVGANATVLPGVTVGERAFVAAGAVVTEDVPADTLAVGAPAEHQPLPERLQGGNTVR
- a CDS encoding DegT/DnrJ/EryC1/StrS family aminotransferase: MIPIANPQVGEEEHEGVERVLESGQLADGEEVRRFEDEFAGFCGADHGVATTNGTTALHAAFEALGVGGGDAVVTTPFSFVASANAIRLAGAEPVFADVDPTTFTLDPREVERVVRERDDVAAILAVHLYGLPAEMDRLREIADEHDLALVEDAAQAHGAEYDRRRVGTLGDAACFSFYPTKNMTTGEGGMVTTDRADLADRVARFADHGRVSGYEHAEVGHNFRMTSLCAAIGRAQLPKLVDWTIARRGNAAYLSKRLDDAGVVTPHEPPGSRHVYHQYTVRSDDRDGLRDHLEDAGVGTGVYYPTPIHRQPAYGGVDADCPVAERAAEQVLSLPVHPGLSTDDLRRVADAVEAYAPETNAEVAAETGRKSA
- a CDS encoding Gfo/Idh/MocA family protein — its product is MTEPLAAGVLGVGSMGRNHARVYSELPDVDLVGVSDLDESAARSVANDYGTVARGTDELLAAADLVSVAVPTAAHPSVLDGCIDAGVHALVEKPYVNDVPRGRELARRARDAGLVLQVGHIERFNPAVRALADVVPNVEVLAVDAQRLGPPRDREVADSAVFDLMIHDIDVVCALLDGAPTSVTASGAADGHYTAATCEFDDGVVASFTASRVTQRKVRTLGITARECRIHVDYMDQSVEIHRHTAPAYIEDDGAVRERVESVVERPIVENGEPLKAELESFAASVRHGTEPVVTAEDGLRAVEVARRIDDVSADRAERETEVVS